Proteins from a genomic interval of Chanos chanos chromosome 3, fChaCha1.1, whole genome shotgun sequence:
- the LOC115806800 gene encoding zinc finger protein 343 → MDTVPHNCNVVRGQEPVARTRPVGDTLSKLAKLMAQMEYKQEGRYLKSQQTCAAICKECTQEFSDLASLARHQQRDHALRKPHRCRICGQEFALLSTLQLHKCLSGSSVCQGCCGKLQRGATCSVCQGEPPEPQRPDEQSYHYQHRCLPDNSPYACAPCGQAFSHKQELLYHQQAGECQPAPLSPKPLVPSAALFPLVSVATPTPSYASLPPSPSRSGDCSSTCSLCPRTFRSPAGLASHWRVAHSGHLRRRRKRRRQRKTLHRDSGESEAEQEEKNKLFPCRSCDKVFSQTSALYLHRREEHRRDPMIRKEQKASVKSARQRKKGETYPCLHCGKVFLHHLTRWAHFRNHSTHYQTHMRGVRRPSKVPKPGQESKPAKRFKLACQPKHPKVCKSIGESEVCSKTEKKTRRHSGGNAGKLKIRRDRRRSRGEPEMQEEDGEFPCPSCAEVFSSQSALKEHAEVHQPMDPVELCSVCTKGMAPLEVPEPPLNRVYHCVPCRQAFSALGTFLQHCQMHLLCSDSEDDDNEPVND, encoded by the coding sequence ATGGATACAGTTCCTCACAACTGTAATGTGGTAAGAGGTCAGGAACCTGTTGCTAGGACCAGACCGGTGGGAGACACCCTTTCCAAACTGGCCAAACTGATGGCCCAGATGGAATATAAGCAAGAAGGGCGTTACCTAAAGTCCCAGCAGACATGTGCCGCTATCTGTAAGGAATGCACTCAGGAATTTTCTGACCTGGCTAGTCTCGCTCGCCACCAACAGAGGGACCATGCATTACGCAAACCCCACCGATGCCGTATCTGTGGCCAGGAATTCGCTTTACTCTCCACACTCCAGTTACACAAGTGCCTGAGTGGATCCTCAGTCTGTCAGGGCTGCTGTGGGAAACTCCAGCGAGGAGCCACCTGTTCAGTCTGTCAGGGAGAACCACCAGAGCCCCAGAGACCTGATGAACAGTCCTACCATTACCAGCACCGATGTCTCCCTGACAACAGCCCCTACGCTTGTGCTCCCTGTGGCCAAGCCTTCAGTCATAAACAGGAGCTGCTCTACCACCAGCAGGCTGGGGAGTGCCAGCCTGCGCCACTCAGCCCCAAACCGCTCGTGCCCTCTGCGGCTCTCTTTCCACTTGTCTCAGTCGCTACACCAACACCTTCCTATGCATCCCTTCCACCTTCACCCTCGAGGTCAGGGGACTGCAGTAGCACCTGCTCGCTTTGCCCTAGAACATTCCGGTCCCCAGCTGGTCTGGCCAGTCATTGGCGTGTTGCCCATTCCGGGCACttaaggagaaggaggaagaggaggaggcagcGTAAGACcttgcacagagacagtggagaatCAGAGGCtgaacaggaggagaaaaacaaactgtttccaTGTCGGTCGTGTGATAAGGTGTTCTCCCAAACATCAGCACTGTACCTGCACAGACGGGAGGAGCACCGGCGGGATCCGATGATCCGGAAGGAACAAAAAGCATCGGTGAAGAGTGCTCGgcagagaaagaagggggaaaCATATCCTTGCTTGCACTGCGGAAAAGTGTTCCTGCACCATCTTACACGCTGGGCACATTTTCGTAACCACAGTACTCATTACCAGACTCACATGCGTGGCGTTAGAAGACCTTCCAAAGTGCCTAAACCCGGTCAGGAGTCCAAGCCAGCTAAGAGGTTCAAGTTGGCCTGTCAACCGAAACACCCCAAGGTATGCAAATCTATTGGGGAGTCTGAAGTCTgtagcaaaactgaaaaaaagactaGGAGACACTCGGGTGGGAATGCAGGAAAGCTGAAAATTAGAAGAGACCGTAGGAGGTCCAGGGGAGAGCCTGAGATGCAGGAGGAAGACGGTGAGTTCCCCTGCCCGTCATGTGCGGAGGTCTTCAGTTCTCAGTCCGCACTAAAGGAGCATGCGGAAGTGCATCAGCCTATGGACCCTGTCGagctgtgcagtgtgtgtaccAAAGGAATGGCCCCTTTGGAGGTCCCAGAGCCTCCTCTGAATCGTGTCTACCACTGCGTGCCCTGTAGGCAGGCCTTCTCTGCACTGGGCACTTTTCTGCAGCACTGCCAGATGCACCTTCTCTGTAGCGACAGTGAAGATGATGACAATGAGCCTGTTAATGACTGA
- the tpx2 gene encoding targeting protein for Xklp2, with translation MDVQQGESADPYTFDAPTHVISDFALQAEDNADQWFDRVADPVEGAVGQLKTPLRFPADGAKTDLPINSVTPMLKAEDASSGDEGAKDPPSNIVTSWGSSKPAAAATQPQRRAVTAQPRRVSKRQLARAEKQKAPATPPVKKQRRIFPTPKRTLHRHRRSSTHQPIRRSAGVRSSARLTRKATAATAQSSAATTSNTTEQCRSTEEQEMERIEALQKEVAEQRRKNEASYRAALAGSQPSKKPVLSTTIPKEFNFRLNNRLRSHTDSTDAASSPQKDFTSQFRKHPVSAAPKGTTVPKPFNLSRGNKRKLDDATPYVPMAQQIDQFQNRTPARYHMRSRQSQERGPSPLKVDKPKVTNPKTPQLMTRQRGRPVLAKSSAEIEAEEVEKMQQFQFKALELNRKILQSALVPKKPPVKEITKPEGFSLEVEKRLQERQVNKRPEESEESTFHARPLPVRILEEVVGVPEKKTLNPTVPESPAFALKNRVRVERKTEEVKPPATIKAAPVPHFLPFQPKLPVKSQVEMHPFSFEERDRERRALKERRLEELRHEEVPKFKAQPLPDFHEVHLPEKKLAEPTKPAPFKLLIDERGAAKSERWEQMMKEELKHQAEAACFKARQNTVAHKEPFMPKKENRSLLANTDNSVVPEGFQLSTEQRAKERLEFERAVSEKESLRARMEEERLREQEQQEKEEIARLRQEMVHKAQPIRRYKELELKKSDVALTVPQSPNFSDRFRM, from the exons ATGGACGTGCAGCAGGGAGAGTCCGCGGATCCCTACACCTTCGATGCACCAACCCATGTCATCAGTGATTTTGCACTACAGGCGGAGGACAATGCAGATCAGTGGTTCG ataGAGTAGCAGACCCTGTAGAAGGTGCGGTGGGCCAACTCAAGACCCCACTGAGGTTCCCTGCTGATGGAGCCAAAACAGATCTGCCCATAAACAGTGTTACACCCATGCTTAAGGCTGAGGACGCAAGCTCAG GTGATGAAGGGGCCAAGGATCCCCCCAGTAACATTGTGACATCATGGGGTAGCAGTAAGCCAGCTGCTGCCGCCACCCAACCCCAGAGGAGGGCAGTCACAGCCCAGCCACGCAG AGTCTCAAAGCGTCAGTTAGCCAGAGCTGAAAAGCAGAAGGCTCCTGCGACTCCACCTGTAAAGAAGCAAAGAAG AATCTTCCCAACACCTAAAAGAACATTACATCGACACCGAAG GAGCTCCACCCACCAACCCATCAGACGCAGCGCAGGTGTGAGGAGTAGTGCCAGGCTGACCCGCAAAGCCACTGCAGCCACAGCCCAGTCTAGTGCTGCTACAACCTCCAACACTACAGA GCAGTGCAGGAgcacagaggagcaggagaTGGAGCGTATTGAGGCTTTGCAGAAGGAGGTGGCTGAACAGCGGCGTAAGAATGAGGCCAGTTACAGAGCAGCACTGGCTGGTA gtCAGCCCTCAAAAAAGCCTGTGCTGTCAACTACCATTCCCAAAGAGTTTAACTTCCGCCTGAACAACAGGCTGAGATCACATACTGACAGCACTGATGCTGCCAGCAGCCCTCAGAAAGACTTCACCTCTCAGTTCCGCAAGCATCCTGTCTCAGCC GCACCCAAGGGCACCACTGTCCCCAAACCCTTTAACCTGTCCAGGGGGAACAAGAGGAAGCTGGATGATGCCACTCCCTATGTGCCCATGGCCCAGCAGATAGATCAGTTCCAAAATCGCACGCCAGCCCGCTATCACATGCGCAGCCGCCAGAGTCAAGAGAGAG GCCCATCACCACTGAAGGTCGATAAGCCAAAGGTCACCAACCCTAAGACACCCCAGCTGATGACTCGACAGAGAGGTCGTCCTGTTTTGGCGAAGAGCTCAGCTGAGATTGAGGctgaggaggtggagaagaTGCAGCA GTTTCAGTTCAAAGCACTGGAGCTCAACAGGAAGATTCTGCAGAGTGCTTTGGTGCCCAAAAAGCCTCCAGTGAAGGAGATTACAAAGCCAGAAGGCTTTAGCCTGGAGGTGGAGAAGCGCCTCCAGGAGAGACAAGTCAACAAGAGGCCAGAGGAGTCAGAGGAATCAACCTTCCATGCCAGACCCCTGCCTGTGCGAAtcctggaggaggtggtg GGTGTTCCGGAGAAGAAGACTCTGAATCCCACAGTGCCCGAGTCCCCTGCGTTTGCCCTGAAAAACAGAGTGCGTGTTGAACGGAAGACGGAGGAG GTGAAGCCACCTGCCACAATCAAGGCAGCACCTGTGCCACACTTCCTCCCCTTCCAGCCCAAACTACCTGTGAAGAGTCAGGTGGAGATGCATCCCTTCTCTTTTGAGGAGCGAGACCGTGAAAGGAGAGCGCTGAAGGAGAGGAGACTGGAGGAGCTCAGACATGAGGAG GTGCCCAAGTTCAAAGCTCAGCCGTTGCCTGATTTCCATGAGGTTCACCTCCCTGAGAAGAAACTGGCAGAGCCCACAAAACCTGCGCCCTTCAAACTGCTGATCGATGAGAGAGGGGCTGCCAAGAGTGAGCGCTGGGAACAGATG ATGAAGGAAGAACTGAAGCACCAGGCTGAGGCAGCGTGCTTTAAAGCCCGACAGAACACAGTCGCTCACAAAGAACCCTTCatgccaaaaaaagagaaccgCTCACTTTTGG CCAATACTGATAATTCTGTAGTTCCTGAGGGTTTCCAGTTGTCTACGGAGCAGCGGGCCAAGGAGCGACTAGAGTTTGAAAGAGCGGTCAGTGAGAAGGAGTCACTGAGGGCTAGAATGGAGGAGGAGCGACTCAGAGAACAAGAGCAGCAAGAGAAGGAGGAGATTGCCAGGCTGCGACAAGAAATG GTTCATAAAGCACAGCCTATCAGGAGGTACAAAGAGCTGGAGCTAAAGAAGAGCGACGTTGCCCTCACCGTTCCTCAGTCCCCCAACTTTTCTGATCGCTTCCGAATGTAA
- the mylk2 gene encoding myosin light chain kinase 2, skeletal/cardiac muscle, protein MGSVRCPAPLPVDLCTLETKVNDLHRKLDLLLSQNTGGCPMCLTCAQHKRQQEATASQLSSQAKLLESLERKVLNIQTALETVLQDLEEKHSTDKVSIPLTVLQRRKSLPDEVYVHLDKTRNLNVTQHGHNVAYRKVKNQAERAGAVSANKLTAAGIQIKISPVPDKNTLAAKPQSPPKTCIKVIDDVPPQPAPFPHRFVSLRPNSLGDTYNIHTTEVLGGGRFGKVHRCTESKTGLRLAAKIISTRNVKEKEMVLNEIQVMNQLSHINILQLYDAFEVKNQVVLILEYVEGGELFERIVDESWSLTEVDAMVFVRQICEGIHYMHQMYVLHLDLKPENILCVSRTGHQVKIIDFGLARRYKPREKLRVSFGTPEFLAPEVVNFDFVSFPTDMWTLGVVTYMLVSGLSPFLGDDDSQTLNNVLMVNWYFDEDAFEHVSAEAKDFISNLLIRERSGRLSAAQCLKHPWLNNISEKAKKSNIVLKSQVLLKKYMARKMWKKNYIAIAAANRFKRLGSSGSLTSLAV, encoded by the exons ATGGGTTCGGTTCGATGCCCAGCTCCCCTGCCCGTGGATCTCTGCACCTTAGAGACGAAGGTGAATGACCTGCACCGTAAACTGGACCTGCTCCTGTCCCAAAACACAGGTGGATGTCCCATGTGTCTGACATGTGCCCAGCACAAACGGCAGCAGGAGGCAACGGCTAGCCAGCTGTCCTCACAGGCCAAGCTCCTGGAATCCTTAGAGAGGAAAGTTCTGAACATACAAACAGCTCTGGAGACAGTTCTTCAAG ATTTGGAAGAGAAGCACTCTACTGACAAAGTGTCCATTCCCTTAACTGTGTTGCAACGGAGAAAATCGTTGCCT GACGAGGTGTATGTTCATTTGGACAAGACCAGAAACCTGAATGTAACACAGCATGGTCATAATGTGGCCTACAGGAAAG TGAAGAACCAGGcagaaagagctggagcagTATCTGCTAACAAGCTGACAGCTGCTGGGATACAGATCAAAATAAGCCCTGTGCcggacaaaaacacactggcaGCCAAGCCTCAGAGCCCTCCCAAAACCTGCATTAAGGTGATAG ATGATGTGCCCCCTCAGCCCGCACCCTTCCCCCATCGCTTCGTCTCACTCAGACCCAACTCACTGGGTGACACCTACAACATCCACACCACAGAGGTTCTGGGAGG CGGCCGCTTTGGCAAAGTGCACCGAtgcacagagagtaaaacagGTCTGAGACTGGCAGCCAAGATCATCAGCACGAGAAACGTCAAAGAGAAG GAAATGGTCCTGAATGAGATACAGGTCATGAACCAGCTGAGTCACATTAACATCCTGCAGCTCTACGATGCTTTTGAGGTCAAAAACCAAGTGGTGCTCATTCTAGAGTA TGTGGAGGGAGGGGAACTGTTTGAGAGGATTGTGGATGAGAGCTGGTCTCTGACTGAAGTGGATGCCATGGTTTTCGTAAGACAGATCTGTGAGGGTATCCACTACATGCACCAGATGTATGTTCTTCACCTGGATCTTAAG CCAGAGAACATCCTGTGTGTCAGTCGCACTGGCCACCAGGTGAAGATCATCGACTTTGGGCTTGCAAGGAG GTACAAACCGCGAGAAAAACTTCGTGTTTCATTCGGAACTCCTGAGTTCCTCGCCCCAGAGGTTGTGAACTTTGACTTTGTGTCCTTCCCTACAGATATGTGGACTCTAGGAGTGGTTACGTACATGCT TGTAAGTGGCCTTTCTCCATTCTTGGGTGACGATGACAGCCAGACCCTCAACAATGTACTCATGGTGAACTG GTACTTTGATGAAGATGCTTTTGAGCATGTGTCTGCTGAGGCCAAAGACTTTATCTCCAACCTGCTGATTCGAGAGCGGAG cGGCCGTCTGAGTGCAGCCCAGTGTCTGAAACACCCATGGCTCAATAACATCTCAGAGAAAGCCAAGAAAAGCAACATTGTGCTCAAGTCTCAGGTGCTGCTCAAGAAATACATGGCCAGAAAGATGTGGAAG AAAAACTATATTGCCATAGCAGCGGCCAACAGGTTCAAGAGGCTGGGCAGCTCAGGATCCTTGACCTCTCTGGCAGTCTGA